A genomic window from Mesorhizobium sp. 131-2-1 includes:
- a CDS encoding OsmC family protein → MKARVKWVEERTFVGESGSGHKVVLGTAHGPEGPTPGPSPMEMVLIGTGGCSAYDVVHILEKGREAIEDCVVELDADRAEKEPRVFTRIHMHFIVKGRALSRDKVRRAIDLSIEKYCSATAMMAKTATVTHDFEVVDTAGK, encoded by the coding sequence ATGAAAGCACGCGTCAAATGGGTCGAGGAGCGCACCTTCGTCGGCGAATCCGGCAGCGGTCATAAGGTCGTGCTGGGCACGGCGCACGGACCTGAAGGGCCGACGCCGGGGCCGAGCCCGATGGAGATGGTGCTGATCGGCACCGGCGGCTGCTCGGCCTATGACGTCGTCCATATCCTCGAGAAAGGCCGCGAGGCGATCGAGGACTGCGTCGTCGAGCTCGATGCCGACCGGGCCGAGAAGGAGCCCAGGGTCTTCACCCGCATCCACATGCATTTCATCGTCAAGGGCCGCGCGCTCTCGCGCGACAAGGTCAGGCGCGCGATCGACCTGTCGATCGAAAAGTATTGCTCCGCCACCGCGATGATGGCCAAGACCGCCACCGTTACCCACGATTTCGAGGTCGTCGATACGGCGGGAAAATAG
- a CDS encoding DUF2306 domain-containing protein, whose amino-acid sequence MSLGPLFAAPAPIPWHAFAAFTALVTGATQLALPKGTTRHRVVGYIWVALMLVIAVSSFWIQQIRLFGRFSPIHLLSILVLVTVPLAVWHARNHRVVNHRKVMIALYVFALIGAGIFTLLPGRIMHTVVFGQ is encoded by the coding sequence ATGTCGCTTGGCCCGCTGTTTGCAGCGCCCGCGCCCATCCCCTGGCATGCCTTTGCCGCTTTCACGGCACTGGTCACAGGCGCCACGCAACTGGCTCTGCCCAAAGGCACGACACGCCACCGGGTGGTCGGCTATATCTGGGTGGCGCTGATGCTGGTCATCGCCGTCTCGAGTTTCTGGATCCAGCAGATCCGGCTTTTCGGCCGCTTCAGCCCGATCCACCTCCTGTCGATCCTGGTGCTGGTCACCGTGCCGCTGGCGGTCTGGCACGCGCGCAACCACCGCGTCGTCAATCATCGCAAGGTTATGATCGCGCTCTATGTCTTCGCGCTGATCGGCGCGGGCATCTTCACGCTGCTGCCGGGTCGGATCATGCATACGGTGGTGTTCGGGCAGTAG
- a CDS encoding single-stranded DNA-binding protein has translation MAGSVNKVILVGNLGADPEIRRLNSGEPVVNIRIATSESWRDKNSGERKEKTEWHNVVIFNDQIAKVAEQYLKKGMKVYIEGQLQTRKWQDQTGNDRYTTEVVLQKFRGELQMLDARGEGGGQVGSYAGGGNSRGSDFGQSGPNESFSRGGGGGGARSGGGGGASRELDDEIPF, from the coding sequence ATGGCGGGTAGCGTCAACAAGGTCATTCTGGTCGGCAATCTCGGGGCGGACCCGGAAATCCGCCGCCTGAACTCGGGCGAGCCGGTCGTCAACATTCGCATCGCCACCTCGGAAAGCTGGCGCGACAAGAATTCCGGCGAGCGCAAGGAAAAGACCGAGTGGCACAATGTGGTCATCTTCAACGACCAGATCGCCAAGGTGGCCGAGCAGTACCTGAAGAAGGGCATGAAGGTCTATATCGAAGGCCAGTTGCAGACGCGCAAATGGCAGGACCAGACCGGCAATGACCGCTACACGACCGAGGTCGTGCTGCAAAAATTCCGCGGCGAGTTGCAGATGCTCGACGCGCGCGGCGAGGGCGGCGGCCAGGTCGGCAGCTACGCCGGCGGCGGCAACAGCCGTGGCTCCGATTTTGGCCAGTCCGGCCCGAACGAAAGCTTCAGCCGCGGCGGTGGTGGCGGCGGCGCCCGGAGTGGCGGTGGTGGCGGTGCGTCGCGCGAGCTGGACGACGAAATTCCGTTCTGA